The Salvia miltiorrhiza cultivar Shanhuang (shh) chromosome 1, IMPLAD_Smil_shh, whole genome shotgun sequence genome has a window encoding:
- the LOC131005187 gene encoding transcription factor GTE7-like → MASAVLASQNESSWAHMGKTQYANPHLNSNPHPNPKKKQKQFHPSAANGVASRYRSSNNVDSPAVTQTASDDAYSFNQTPAARNSGNFGGLLTFNVSTYTKSELLDLRKRLSAELGQIRDLRDRIESGRFNIVETPRSQPKSKKFSGSKRPGPAIGSAPKKLSDGYDNSSLEAGNFGDLLKECEKIVGKLIKHKKFGHVFRVPVDAVALGLLDYHQIVKHPMDLGTVKANLAKNVYQTPVDFAADVRLTFNNALLYNPKTDPVNSMAEQMLALFEEMFKPVQEKFNSALDRRREKDPREFKINNDFPSRDVEELQGSSWNNGCQVLAAKKSKPKASHVPVSHIMKKSDRMHASMQAHSTASTTSNPPPPLNPQPPAPEPLPPSPVRAPPLPAAKEQKAGRVGAPKQPKPRAKDLNKRDMSMEEKQKLGIGLQSLPQEKMPQLVQIIRKRNEHLAQDGDEIELDIEALDTETLWELDRFVTNWKKTVSKTKRQALMMNNNPAAGVSIPTSPATDADVGAMSDKNDDSGKKIKENEEEDVDIDDDMPAASFPPVEIEIEKDEGVGGGVVVGQDHDQENNGRGNASSSSSSSGSSSSDSSSSSDSDSGSSSGSESDADDAQS, encoded by the exons ATGGCGTCCGCCGTTTTAGCGAGCCAGAATGAGTCGAGCTGGGCCCACATGGGAAAGACGCAGTACGCGAATCCCCACCTCAATTCAAACCCTCATCCTAACCCTAAGAAGAAGCAGAAGCAATTCCACCCGTCTGCGGCGAACGGTGTCGCCAGTCGTTACCGCAGCAGCAACAACGTCGATTCGCCGGCCGTCACGCAGACGGCTTCCGATGATGCCTATTCTTTCAACCAGACGCCCGCCGCGCGTAACTCTGGTAACTTTGGTGGCCTTTTGACTTTCAATGTTTCGACGTACACCAAATCCGAGCTCCTGGATCTCCGAAAACGCCTCTCTGCCGAGCTCGGTCAGATCCGTGATTTGCGAGATCGGATTGAGTCTGGTCGATTCAACATTGTCGAAACCCCTAGATCTCAACCGAAATCAAAGAAATTTAGTGGCAGCAAACGGCCTGGCCCTGCGATTGGATCCGCCCCCAAGAAATTGAGCGATGGATATGACAATAGCAGTTTGGAGGCGGGTAATTTTGGGGATTTGTTGAAAGAATGCGAGAAGATTGTTGGTAAATTGATCAAACACAAAAAATTCGGGCATGTTTTCAGAGTACCCGTGGATGCAGTTGCGTTAGGTCTTCTCGATTATCATCAGATTGTGAAGCATCCCATGGATCTGGGTACTGTCAAAGCGAATCTGGCGAAAAATGTGTATCAGACCCCTGTAGATTTTGCTGCCGACGTGAGGTTGACCTTTAACAATGCGTTGCTGTACAACCCTAAGACCGATCCTGTTAACTCGATGGCTGAGCAAATGTTGGCACTGTTCGAGGAAATGTTCAAGCCGGTCCAGGAGAAGTTCAATAGCGCGTTGGACAGGCGGCGTGAGAAGGATCCCCGCGAGTTTAAAATCAACAATGACTTTCCGTCCCGGGATGTTGAGGAATTGCAGGGGAGCTCTTGGAACAATGGTTGTCAGGTTCTGGCTGCAAAGAAGTCGAAGCCGAAAGCTAGCCATGTTCCTGTCTCCCACATTATGAAGAAGTCTGATAGAATGCATGCATCAATGCAAGCCCATTCTACTGCTTCTACGACCTCTAATCCCCCACCACCGTTGAATCCGCAGCCACCAGCACCGGAGCCCTTGCCCCCTTCACCCGTGAGAGCTCCTCCTCTGCCTGCGGCTAAGGAGCAAAAGGCTGGAAGAGTAGGGGCGCCCAAGCAGCCGAAGCCACGGGCTAAGGATCTTAATAAGAGAGATATGAGTATGGAAGAGAAGCAAAAACTTGGAATTGGGTTGCAGAGTTTGCCTCAGGAGAAAATGCCTCAACTGGTTCAGATCATCAGGAAGAGGAATGAGCATTTGGCTCAGGATGGCGATGAAATTGAGCTTGATATTGAGGCCCTTGATACGGAGACGCTGTGGGAACTGGATCGATTTGTGACCAATTGGAAGAAGACGGTGAGCAAGACTAAGCGGCAAGCGTTGATGATGAACAACAATCCAGCCGCTGGAGTTTCTATTCCCACCAGTCCTGCTACCGATGCTGATGTG GGCGCAATGAGTGACAAAAATGATGATTCGGGCAAGAAGATTAAagaaaatgaggaagaagatgtAGATATTGATGATGATATGCCAGCAGCGAGCTTCCCTCCTGTTGAAATTGAGATTGAGAAAGATGAAGGGGTAGGTGGTGGTGTGGTCGTGGGCCAGGATCATGATCAGGAGAATAATGGTCGAGGCAATGCCAGCAGTAGCTCGAGCAGTTCTGGCAGCTCAAGTAGCGATTCGTCATCCTCGAGTG ATTCTGATTCAGGGAGTTCATCTGGTAGTGAGTCGGACGCAGATGATGCACAGTCTTGA